A single Anopheles arabiensis isolate DONGOLA chromosome 2, AaraD3, whole genome shotgun sequence DNA region contains:
- the LOC120908722 gene encoding uncharacterized protein LOC120908722: protein MDNNSDITDKPAEVMEHKESPNAEENHPEGEQAKQPESISEGAATTSEQTNTPQEETEQPASKEPEEEDEAKLQEKLQTLKGDRIGETMYSERFVLSTILKLSKQGNRLLEEDEEFEQDLCNLWDMTIEPDVVRFLLEQEVIELFLALAAESEDFRLIEILFGIIGNMCCVEEMHDLFYRQSALLVTFCDFLSISDAPVLVQLMRTLTTLFDRSDDERFHWFGVMKRVDNLTEKLALILATSTNRALLEHTAETVNAMINRFTEAEVDYAQLNEFYRLFAKSCLLEGLFEAFKQLYPLTGRETEGTSAGFDEETLTLKDIKTMRRFLEIHEHFIVNANELYEAYVSEVDQCVHRVLCSFVKESVLFPVTKNHICIFVSISNIYSGIMYHFRAESFIYMVKIYDQLAEALKNPPPQEEPSSAAENNGTAMDEEDAADDGGEFDVETACAEVREAIFFLVGPIDEQIIRAAIQMGQLKESTFEQMCRELRETMDGEPLLYQTCAKLMNAVRSTGADESDIPMQQSNNEEQ from the coding sequence ATGGACAATAACAGTGATATTACGGACAAACCCGCTGAAGTCATGGAACATAAGGAATCTCCCAACGCAGAAGAGAACCACCCCGAAGGcgaacaagcaaaacaaccaGAAAGTATCTCAGAAGGTGCAGCCACTACTTCCGAACAAACAAATACTCCGCAAGAGGAAACCGAACAACCTGCCAGCAAGGAGCCCGAAGAGGAGGATGAAGCGAAGCTGCAGGAAAAACTGCAAACCCTCAAAGGCGATCGGATCGGTGAGACGATGTACTCGGAACGGTTCGTCCTGTCGACCATCCTGAAGCTCTCGAAGCAGGGCAACCGTCTGCTGGAAGAGGACGAAGAGTTCGAACAGGATCTGTGCAATCTGTGGGACATGACGATCGAACCGGACGTGGTACGTTTCCTACTGGAGCAGGAGGTGATCGAACTGTTTCTTGCGCTTGCCGCCGAATCGGAGGACTTCCGGTTGATCGAGATCCTGTTTGGCATCATCGGCAACATGTGTTGCGTGGAGGAGATGCACGATCTGTTCTATCGCCAGTCCGCCCTGCTGGTAACCTTCTGTGACTTTCTCTCCATATCCGATGCGCCCGTGCTGGTTCAGCTGATGCGCACCCTAACGACCCTCTTTGACCGGTCGGACGATGAACGGTTCCACTGGTTCGGTGTGATGAAAAGGGTCGACAATCTGACGGAAAAGCTCGCCCTCATCCTGGCCACCAGCACGAACCGAGCGCTGCTGGAGCATACGGCCGAGACGGTGAACGCAATGATAAACCGTTTCACCGAGGCGGAAGTAGATTATGCGCAACTGAACGAGTTTTATCGTTTGTTTGCAAAGAGCTGCCTGCTGGAGGGACTGTTCGAAGCGTTCAAACAGTTGTACCCCTTGACTGGACGCGAAACCGAGGGCACCTCGGCAGGGTTTGATGAGGAAACATTAACGCTGAAGGATATTAAAACGATGCGTCGCTTTCTCGAGATTCACGAGCACTTTATCGTGAATGCGAACGAACTGTACGAAGCGTACGTTAGCGAGGTGGACCAGTGCGTGCATCGGGTGCTGTGCTCGTTCGTGAAGGAAAGCGTACTGTTTCCGGTTACGAAGAATCACATCTGCATCTTTGTATCGATCAGCAATATTTACAGCGGCATTATGTACCACTTCCGGGCGGAATCGTTCATTTACATGGTGAAAATCTATGACCAACTGGCGGAGGCACTGAAAAATCCACCACCACAGGAAGAGCCGTCTAGTGCGGCGGAGAACAACGGTACGGCGATGGATGAGGAAGACGCCGCAGACGATGGCGGAGAGTTTGATGTGGAAACGGCCTGTGCGGAGGTACGGGAAGCAATATTTTTCCTCGTCGGTCCAATCGACGAGCAAATCATACGGGCGGCCATACAGATGGGACAGCTGAAGGAGTCCACCTTTGAGCAGATGTGCCGAGAGTTGCGAGAAACGATGGATGGGGAGCCGTTGCTGTACCAAACCTGTGCCAAGCTGATGAATGCGGTCCGATCGACGGGTGCGGATGAAAGCGACATTCCAATGCAGCAATCCAACAACGAGGAACAGTAG
- the LOC120908714 gene encoding ATP-dependent RNA helicase DDX54, translating into MSALALDEVPGFSLHKAEVDYDDEGNGFGGKKGKKKSGGFQAMGLSAPVLKGILKMGYKIPTPIQRKTIPIILDGRDVVAMAKTGSGKTGCFLIPMFERLKQREAKAGGGARALILSPTRELAIQTYKFIKQLGRFMDLKAILVLGGDSMDSQFAAVHTLPDVIVATPGRFLHLCVEMDLKLNSVQYCVFDEADRLFEMGFGEQLTETIKRLPESRQMVLFSATLPKLMVDFATAGLCQPVLIRLDVESKIPDTLDLKYIYCRPAERYATLLVLLREVIPSTAQTVIFAGTQHHVELISLMLTKAGVPNSHVYSGLDASARKINTAKFTHRKVNVLVVTDIAARGLDIPTLDFVINLHFPGKPKLFIHRVGRCARAGRSGMAYTIFSNDDVAHLIDLHMFLNRPLDVADRKTMGIVPPDMQETEHLLVQEYVRHVDLATAYRVSNNAYKQYIVTRPAASAASNKRAKQFKIDELGVLEDFQQEKAEPEAGARGKRWKKGKPISLKKKDKKEEEKKEQQEKEKAESSNSKPTVDADAFRNDFLARMKNYRPNATIFELNPKAHARELVAMTQKREADEAKIEKHKRKLAELEQEEQEKQKSKVTAAADDEEEQNGAGGKRRKGPVRDEEHFIAYQAKDAIDEDGYAIDNFTRQANSAELSVVGDTAEGQRMHRQLQKWDRKKKKMVNVENPKAGKIRTEHGVWIAASYKTGRYDKWKERTKLDEKLLAEQAQQSDEENGDGAAPSAPIVQRHYPTTHWGRHNAKADLRKLRDLDLKTPEQIVKKRMEKETKMAREKAARLKNIQRKKRALAKRQKKGK; encoded by the exons ATGAGTGCGTTGGCACTGGACGAGGTGCCCGGCTTTTCGCTGCACAAAGCCGAAGTAGATTACGACGATGAGGGGAACGGATTCGGTGGCAAGAAGGGCAAGAAAAAGTCGGGTGGATTTCAGGCGATGGGTCTGAGTGCGCCGGTACTGAAGGGTATCCTGAAGATGGGCTACAAGATCCCGACTCCGATTCAGCGCAAAACCATTCCCATCATCTTGGATGGGCGCGACGTGGTGGCGATGGCAAAGACCGGTTCCGGCAAGACGGGTTGCTTTCTGATTCCGATGTTCGAGAGGCTGAAGCAACGGGAGGCAAAGGCGGGCGGCGGTGCTCGAGCGCTGATCCTCTCGCCCACCCGTGAGCTGGCCATACAGACGTACAAGTTCATCAAGCAGCTGGGCCGGTTCATGGATCTGAAGGCGATTCTGGTGCTCGGTGGCGACTCGATGGACTCGCAGTTCGCAGCCGTACACACGCTGCCGGATGTGATTGTCGCTACGCCCGGTCGATTTTTGCATCTGTGCGTGGAGATGGACCTGAAGCTTAACTCGGTCCAGTACTGTGTGTTCGACGAAGCAGATCGGCTGTTCGAGATGGGCTTTGGCGAGCAGTTGACGGAAACAATCAAGCGACTGCCGGAATCGCGCCAGATGGTACTGTTCAGTGCGACGCTGCCGAAGCTGATGGTGGACTTTGCTACGGCGGGACTGTGCCAGCCGGTGCTGATACGATTGGACGTGGAATCGAAAATACCGGATACGCTCGACCTGAAGTACATCTATTGCCGACCGGCAGAACGGTACGCCAcgctgttggtgctgttgcGCGAAGTTATCCCAAGCACAGCGCAAACGGTCATTTTCGCCGGAACACAGCATCACGTGGAGCTGATATCGTTG ATGCTGACCAAAGCAGGTGTCCCGAACAGTCACGTTTACTCCGGTCTGGATGCATCGGCGCGTAAGATTAATACGGCCAAGTTTACCCACCGCAAGGTGAACGTGCTGGTCGTGACGGACATTGCGGCCCGCGGTCTCGACATCCCCACGCTGGACTTTGTTATAAATCTCCACTTCCCGGGCAAACCGAAACTGTTCATCCATCGTGTCGGACGTTGCGCGCGTGCTGGTCGCAGCGGAATGGCGTATACCATCTTCTCCAACGACGACGTGGCCCATCTGATTGATCTGCACATGTTTCTGAACCGACCGCTCGATGTGGCCGATCGGAAGACGATGGGTATCGTGCCACCGGACATGCAGGAAACGGAGCACCTGTTGGTGCAGGAGTACGTACGGCACGTCGATCTGGCGACGGCGTATCGGGTGAGTAACAATGCGTACAAGCAGTACATCGTAACGCGACCGGCCGCATCGGCCGCCTCGAACAAGCGAGCGAAACAGTTTAAAATCGACGAGCTGGGAGTGCTGGAAGACTTCCAGCAGGAGAAGGCCGAGCCCGAGGCAGGAGCCAGAGGGAAGAgatggaaaaagggaaaacccaTTTCGTTGAAGAAGAAGGATAaaaaggaagaggaaaagAAGGAGCAGCAAGAGAAGGAAAAGGCGGAAAGCTCCAACAGCAAGCCCACTGTTGATGCGGACGCGTTTAGGAACGATTTCCTGGCGCGTATGAAAAACTATCGCCCGAATGCGACCATTTTCGAGCTCAACCCGAAAGCGCACGCCCGTGAGCTGGTTGCGATGACGCAGAAGCGTGAGGCGGATGAGGCAAAGATCGAGAAGCATAAGCGTAAGCTGGCCGAGCTCGAGCAGGAAGAGCAAGAGAAGCAGAAGAGCAAAgtaacggcggcggcggatgATGAGGAGGAGCAAAACGGTGCTGGCGGGAAACGTCGCAAGGGTCCGGTCCGTGACGAGGAGCACTTTATCGCGTACCAAGCGAAGGATGCGATCGATGAAGATGGGTACGCGATCGATAATTTCACGCGTCAGGCCAATTCGGCCGAGCTGAGTGTGGTGGGCGATACGGCCGAGGGACAGCGGATGCACCGGCAGCTGCAGAAGTGGgacaggaagaagaagaagatggtgAACGTGGAAAACCCGAAGGCGGGCAAGATACGCACCGAGCACGGGGTGTGGATTGCGGCCTCGTACAAGACGGGCCGGTATGACAAGTGGAAGGAGCGTACGAAGCTGGACGAGAAGCTGCTCGCGGAACAGGCGCAACAGTCGGACGAGGAGAATGGGGATGGGGCGGCACCGAGTGCGCCGATCGTACAGCGCCACTACCCGACCACGCACTGGGGCCGGCACAATGCGAAGGCCGATCTGCGCAAGCTGCGCGATCTGGACCTGAAGACGCCCGAGCAGATAGTGAAGAAGCGCATGGAGAAGGAGACGAAGATGGCACGCGAAAAGGCGGCCAGGTTGAAGAACATCCAGCGCAAGAAGCGTGCGTTAGCGAAGCGTCAGAAGAAGGGAAAGTAG